Proteins encoded within one genomic window of Pongo abelii isolate AG06213 chromosome 18, NHGRI_mPonAbe1-v2.0_pri, whole genome shotgun sequence:
- the ZNF19 gene encoding zinc finger protein 19 isoform X2, whose translation MAAMPLKARYEEMVTFEDVAVHFTKTEWTGLSPAQRALYRSVMLENFGNLTALGYPVPKPALISLLEGGDMAWGLEAQDDPLAETTKNVCKDVETNIDSESTLIQGISEERDGMMSHGQLKSVPQRTDFPETCNVEKHQDIPTVKNIRGKVPRIPCARKPFICEECGKSFSYFSYYARHQRIHTGQKPFECSECGKAFNGNSSLIRHQRIHTGEKPYHCEECGRAFNDNANLIRHQRIHSGDRPYYCTECGNSFTSSSEFVIHQRIHTGEKPYECNECGKAFVGNSPLLRHQKIHTGEKPYECNECGKSFGRTSHLSQHQRIHTGEKPYSCKVCGQAFNFHTKLTRHQRIHSEEKPFDCVDCGKAFSAQEQLKRHLRIHTQESSYVCDECGKAFTSKRNLHQHQRIHTGEKPYEYSKYEKAFGTSSQLGHLEHVHSGEKPVLDICRFGLPEFFTPFYW comes from the exons ATGGCAGCCATGCCTCTGAAAGCTCGATACGAG GAGATGGTGACCTTCGAGGATGTGGCTGTGCACTTCACCAAGACAGAATGGACTGGTCTTTCTCCTGCCCAGAGGGCCCTGTACAGAAGTGTGATGTTGGAGAATTTTGGGAACCTGACTGCTTTGG GGTACCCAGTTCCCAAACCTGCACTGATCTCACTTTTGGAGGGAGGGGACATGGCTTGGGGCCTGGAAGCACAGGATGATCCCCTGGCAGAGACGACCAAAAACGTCTGTAAAG ATGTTGAGACCAACATTGACAGTGAGTCCACATTAATCCAGGGAATTTCTGAAGAAAGAGATGGGATGATGTCACATGGTCAGCTGAAGAGTGTCCCTCAGAGAACTGACTTCCCAGAAACATGTAATGTGGAAAAGCACCAGGACATCCCCACAGTGAAAAATATCCGAGGAAAGGTTCCAAGAATCCCCTGTGCAAGGAAACCTTTCATATGTGAAGAGTGTGGGAAATCCTTCAGCTACTTTTCTTACTATGCTAGACACCAGAGAATCCACACTGGGCAGAAACCCTTTGAGTGTAGTGAGTGTGGAAAAGCCTTTAATGGCAATTCTTCGTTAATTCGGCACCAGAggattcacactggagagaaaccctatcaTTGTGAGGAGTGTGGGCGAGCCTTTAATGATAATGCAAATCTGATCAGGCATCAGAGAATCCACAGTGGGGACAGACCCTATTACTGTACAGAGTGTGGGAATAGTTTCACCAGTAGTTCCGAGTTTGTTATCCATCAGAGAATCCACACTGGGGAGAAACCCTATgagtgtaatgagtgtggcaaagCTTTTGTTGGTAATTCACCCCTACTTCGGCATCAGAAaatccacactggagagaaaccctatgagtgtaatgagtgtggcaaaaGCTTTGGAAGGACTTCCCATCTAAGCCAACATCAGCGTATTCACACAGGGGAAAAGCCTTATTCTTGTAAAGTATGTGGACAAGCCTTCAATTTTCATACAAAACTAACTCGGCACCAGAGAATTCACAGTGAGGAGAAACCCTTTGACTGTGTAGATTGTGGAAAAGCCTTCAGTGCTCAGGAACAATTAAAAAGGCATCTGAGAATTCATACTCAGGAGTCTTCGTATGTATGTGATGAGTGTGGAAAAGCCTTCACTAGCAAAAGAAATCTTCATCAGCATCAAAGAatccatactggagagaaaccctatgagtaTAGCAAGTATGAGAAGGCCTTTGGGACTTCTTCCCAGCTAGGTCACCTTGAGCATGTCCACTCTGGAGAAAAGCCTGTGCTGGACATTTGTCGTTTTGGCCTCCCGGAATTTTTTACCCCCTTTTACTGGTAA
- the ZNF19 gene encoding zinc finger protein 19 isoform X1: MAAMPLKARYEVSCGSLRSALWKSELKEMSGGGRWIKEMVTFEDVAVHFTKTEWTGLSPAQRALYRSVMLENFGNLTALGYPVPKPALISLLEGGDMAWGLEAQDDPLAETTKNVCKDVETNIDSESTLIQGISEERDGMMSHGQLKSVPQRTDFPETCNVEKHQDIPTVKNIRGKVPRIPCARKPFICEECGKSFSYFSYYARHQRIHTGQKPFECSECGKAFNGNSSLIRHQRIHTGEKPYHCEECGRAFNDNANLIRHQRIHSGDRPYYCTECGNSFTSSSEFVIHQRIHTGEKPYECNECGKAFVGNSPLLRHQKIHTGEKPYECNECGKSFGRTSHLSQHQRIHTGEKPYSCKVCGQAFNFHTKLTRHQRIHSEEKPFDCVDCGKAFSAQEQLKRHLRIHTQESSYVCDECGKAFTSKRNLHQHQRIHTGEKPYEYSKYEKAFGTSSQLGHLEHVHSGEKPVLDICRFGLPEFFTPFYW; the protein is encoded by the exons ATGGCAGCCATGCCTCTGAAAGCTCGATACGAGGTGAGCTGTGGATCCCTGAGGTCAGCGTTATGGAAGTCTGAGTTGAAGGAAATGAGTGGTGGCGGAAGGTGGATAAAG GAGATGGTGACCTTCGAGGATGTGGCTGTGCACTTCACCAAGACAGAATGGACTGGTCTTTCTCCTGCCCAGAGGGCCCTGTACAGAAGTGTGATGTTGGAGAATTTTGGGAACCTGACTGCTTTGG GGTACCCAGTTCCCAAACCTGCACTGATCTCACTTTTGGAGGGAGGGGACATGGCTTGGGGCCTGGAAGCACAGGATGATCCCCTGGCAGAGACGACCAAAAACGTCTGTAAAG ATGTTGAGACCAACATTGACAGTGAGTCCACATTAATCCAGGGAATTTCTGAAGAAAGAGATGGGATGATGTCACATGGTCAGCTGAAGAGTGTCCCTCAGAGAACTGACTTCCCAGAAACATGTAATGTGGAAAAGCACCAGGACATCCCCACAGTGAAAAATATCCGAGGAAAGGTTCCAAGAATCCCCTGTGCAAGGAAACCTTTCATATGTGAAGAGTGTGGGAAATCCTTCAGCTACTTTTCTTACTATGCTAGACACCAGAGAATCCACACTGGGCAGAAACCCTTTGAGTGTAGTGAGTGTGGAAAAGCCTTTAATGGCAATTCTTCGTTAATTCGGCACCAGAggattcacactggagagaaaccctatcaTTGTGAGGAGTGTGGGCGAGCCTTTAATGATAATGCAAATCTGATCAGGCATCAGAGAATCCACAGTGGGGACAGACCCTATTACTGTACAGAGTGTGGGAATAGTTTCACCAGTAGTTCCGAGTTTGTTATCCATCAGAGAATCCACACTGGGGAGAAACCCTATgagtgtaatgagtgtggcaaagCTTTTGTTGGTAATTCACCCCTACTTCGGCATCAGAAaatccacactggagagaaaccctatgagtgtaatgagtgtggcaaaaGCTTTGGAAGGACTTCCCATCTAAGCCAACATCAGCGTATTCACACAGGGGAAAAGCCTTATTCTTGTAAAGTATGTGGACAAGCCTTCAATTTTCATACAAAACTAACTCGGCACCAGAGAATTCACAGTGAGGAGAAACCCTTTGACTGTGTAGATTGTGGAAAAGCCTTCAGTGCTCAGGAACAATTAAAAAGGCATCTGAGAATTCATACTCAGGAGTCTTCGTATGTATGTGATGAGTGTGGAAAAGCCTTCACTAGCAAAAGAAATCTTCATCAGCATCAAAGAatccatactggagagaaaccctatgagtaTAGCAAGTATGAGAAGGCCTTTGGGACTTCTTCCCAGCTAGGTCACCTTGAGCATGTCCACTCTGGAGAAAAGCCTGTGCTGGACATTTGTCGTTTTGGCCTCCCGGAATTTTTTACCCCCTTTTACTGGTAA
- the ZNF19 gene encoding zinc finger protein 19 isoform X4, with amino-acid sequence MAAMPLKARYEVSCGSLRSALWKSELKEMSGGGRWIKEMVTFEDVAVHFTKTEWTGLSPAQRALYRSVMLENFGNLTALDVETNIDSESTLIQGISEERDGMMSHGQLKSVPQRTDFPETCNVEKHQDIPTVKNIRGKVPRIPCARKPFICEECGKSFSYFSYYARHQRIHTGQKPFECSECGKAFNGNSSLIRHQRIHTGEKPYHCEECGRAFNDNANLIRHQRIHSGDRPYYCTECGNSFTSSSEFVIHQRIHTGEKPYECNECGKAFVGNSPLLRHQKIHTGEKPYECNECGKSFGRTSHLSQHQRIHTGEKPYSCKVCGQAFNFHTKLTRHQRIHSEEKPFDCVDCGKAFSAQEQLKRHLRIHTQESSYVCDECGKAFTSKRNLHQHQRIHTGEKPYEYSKYEKAFGTSSQLGHLEHVHSGEKPVLDICRFGLPEFFTPFYW; translated from the exons ATGGCAGCCATGCCTCTGAAAGCTCGATACGAGGTGAGCTGTGGATCCCTGAGGTCAGCGTTATGGAAGTCTGAGTTGAAGGAAATGAGTGGTGGCGGAAGGTGGATAAAG GAGATGGTGACCTTCGAGGATGTGGCTGTGCACTTCACCAAGACAGAATGGACTGGTCTTTCTCCTGCCCAGAGGGCCCTGTACAGAAGTGTGATGTTGGAGAATTTTGGGAACCTGACTGCTTTGG ATGTTGAGACCAACATTGACAGTGAGTCCACATTAATCCAGGGAATTTCTGAAGAAAGAGATGGGATGATGTCACATGGTCAGCTGAAGAGTGTCCCTCAGAGAACTGACTTCCCAGAAACATGTAATGTGGAAAAGCACCAGGACATCCCCACAGTGAAAAATATCCGAGGAAAGGTTCCAAGAATCCCCTGTGCAAGGAAACCTTTCATATGTGAAGAGTGTGGGAAATCCTTCAGCTACTTTTCTTACTATGCTAGACACCAGAGAATCCACACTGGGCAGAAACCCTTTGAGTGTAGTGAGTGTGGAAAAGCCTTTAATGGCAATTCTTCGTTAATTCGGCACCAGAggattcacactggagagaaaccctatcaTTGTGAGGAGTGTGGGCGAGCCTTTAATGATAATGCAAATCTGATCAGGCATCAGAGAATCCACAGTGGGGACAGACCCTATTACTGTACAGAGTGTGGGAATAGTTTCACCAGTAGTTCCGAGTTTGTTATCCATCAGAGAATCCACACTGGGGAGAAACCCTATgagtgtaatgagtgtggcaaagCTTTTGTTGGTAATTCACCCCTACTTCGGCATCAGAAaatccacactggagagaaaccctatgagtgtaatgagtgtggcaaaaGCTTTGGAAGGACTTCCCATCTAAGCCAACATCAGCGTATTCACACAGGGGAAAAGCCTTATTCTTGTAAAGTATGTGGACAAGCCTTCAATTTTCATACAAAACTAACTCGGCACCAGAGAATTCACAGTGAGGAGAAACCCTTTGACTGTGTAGATTGTGGAAAAGCCTTCAGTGCTCAGGAACAATTAAAAAGGCATCTGAGAATTCATACTCAGGAGTCTTCGTATGTATGTGATGAGTGTGGAAAAGCCTTCACTAGCAAAAGAAATCTTCATCAGCATCAAAGAatccatactggagagaaaccctatgagtaTAGCAAGTATGAGAAGGCCTTTGGGACTTCTTCCCAGCTAGGTCACCTTGAGCATGTCCACTCTGGAGAAAAGCCTGTGCTGGACATTTGTCGTTTTGGCCTCCCGGAATTTTTTACCCCCTTTTACTGGTAA
- the ZNF19 gene encoding zinc finger protein 19 isoform X5, producing the protein MAAMPLKARYEEMVTFEDVAVHFTKTEWTGLSPAQRALYRSVMLENFGNLTALDVETNIDSESTLIQGISEERDGMMSHGQLKSVPQRTDFPETCNVEKHQDIPTVKNIRGKVPRIPCARKPFICEECGKSFSYFSYYARHQRIHTGQKPFECSECGKAFNGNSSLIRHQRIHTGEKPYHCEECGRAFNDNANLIRHQRIHSGDRPYYCTECGNSFTSSSEFVIHQRIHTGEKPYECNECGKAFVGNSPLLRHQKIHTGEKPYECNECGKSFGRTSHLSQHQRIHTGEKPYSCKVCGQAFNFHTKLTRHQRIHSEEKPFDCVDCGKAFSAQEQLKRHLRIHTQESSYVCDECGKAFTSKRNLHQHQRIHTGEKPYEYSKYEKAFGTSSQLGHLEHVHSGEKPVLDICRFGLPEFFTPFYW; encoded by the exons ATGGCAGCCATGCCTCTGAAAGCTCGATACGAG GAGATGGTGACCTTCGAGGATGTGGCTGTGCACTTCACCAAGACAGAATGGACTGGTCTTTCTCCTGCCCAGAGGGCCCTGTACAGAAGTGTGATGTTGGAGAATTTTGGGAACCTGACTGCTTTGG ATGTTGAGACCAACATTGACAGTGAGTCCACATTAATCCAGGGAATTTCTGAAGAAAGAGATGGGATGATGTCACATGGTCAGCTGAAGAGTGTCCCTCAGAGAACTGACTTCCCAGAAACATGTAATGTGGAAAAGCACCAGGACATCCCCACAGTGAAAAATATCCGAGGAAAGGTTCCAAGAATCCCCTGTGCAAGGAAACCTTTCATATGTGAAGAGTGTGGGAAATCCTTCAGCTACTTTTCTTACTATGCTAGACACCAGAGAATCCACACTGGGCAGAAACCCTTTGAGTGTAGTGAGTGTGGAAAAGCCTTTAATGGCAATTCTTCGTTAATTCGGCACCAGAggattcacactggagagaaaccctatcaTTGTGAGGAGTGTGGGCGAGCCTTTAATGATAATGCAAATCTGATCAGGCATCAGAGAATCCACAGTGGGGACAGACCCTATTACTGTACAGAGTGTGGGAATAGTTTCACCAGTAGTTCCGAGTTTGTTATCCATCAGAGAATCCACACTGGGGAGAAACCCTATgagtgtaatgagtgtggcaaagCTTTTGTTGGTAATTCACCCCTACTTCGGCATCAGAAaatccacactggagagaaaccctatgagtgtaatgagtgtggcaaaaGCTTTGGAAGGACTTCCCATCTAAGCCAACATCAGCGTATTCACACAGGGGAAAAGCCTTATTCTTGTAAAGTATGTGGACAAGCCTTCAATTTTCATACAAAACTAACTCGGCACCAGAGAATTCACAGTGAGGAGAAACCCTTTGACTGTGTAGATTGTGGAAAAGCCTTCAGTGCTCAGGAACAATTAAAAAGGCATCTGAGAATTCATACTCAGGAGTCTTCGTATGTATGTGATGAGTGTGGAAAAGCCTTCACTAGCAAAAGAAATCTTCATCAGCATCAAAGAatccatactggagagaaaccctatgagtaTAGCAAGTATGAGAAGGCCTTTGGGACTTCTTCCCAGCTAGGTCACCTTGAGCATGTCCACTCTGGAGAAAAGCCTGTGCTGGACATTTGTCGTTTTGGCCTCCCGGAATTTTTTACCCCCTTTTACTGGTAA
- the ZNF19 gene encoding zinc finger protein 19 (The RefSeq protein has 4 substitutions compared to this genomic sequence) yields the protein MVTFEDVAVHFTKTEWTGLSPAQRALYRSVMLENFGNLTALGYPVPKPALISLLEGGDMAWGLEAQDDPPAETTKNVRKDVETNIDSESTLIQGISEERDGMMSHGQLKSVPQRTDFPETCNVEKHQDIPTVKNIRGKVPRIPCARKPFICEECGKSFSYFSYYARHQRIHTGEKPFECSECGKAFNGNSSLIRHQRIHTGEKPYQCEECGRAFNDNANLIRHQRIHSGDRPYYCTECGNSFTSSSEFVIHQRIHTGEKPYECNECGKAFVGNSPLLRHQKIHTGEKPYECNECGKSFGRTSHLSQHQRIHTGEKPYSCKVCGQAFNFHTKLTRHQRIHSEEKPFDCVDCGKAFSAQEQLKRHLRIHTQESSYVCDECGKAFTSKRNLHQHQRIHTGEKPYEYSKYEKAFGTSSQLGHLEHVHSGEKPVLDICRFGLPEFFTPFYW from the exons ATGGTGACCTTCGAGGATGTGGCTGTGCACTTCACCAAGACAGAATGGACTGGTCTTTCTCCTGCCCAGAGGGCCCTGTACAGAAGTGTGATGTTGGAGAATTTTGGGAACCTGACTGCTTTGG GGTACCCAGTTCCCAAACCTGCACTGATCTCACTTTTGGAGGGAGGGGACATGGCTTGGGGCCTGGAAGCACAGGATGATCCCCTGGCAGAGACGACCAAAAACGTCTGTAAAG ATGTTGAGACCAACATTGACAGTGAGTCCACATTAATCCAGGGAATTTCTGAAGAAAGAGATGGGATGATGTCACATGGTCAGCTGAAGAGTGTCCCTCAGAGAACTGACTTCCCAGAAACATGTAATGTGGAAAAGCACCAGGACATCCCCACAGTGAAAAATATCCGAGGAAAGGTTCCAAGAATCCCCTGTGCAAGGAAACCTTTCATATGTGAAGAGTGTGGGAAATCCTTCAGCTACTTTTCTTACTATGCTAGACACCAGAGAATCCACACTGGGCAGAAACCCTTTGAGTGTAGTGAGTGTGGAAAAGCCTTTAATGGCAATTCTTCGTTAATTCGGCACCAGAggattcacactggagagaaaccctatcaTTGTGAGGAGTGTGGGCGAGCCTTTAATGATAATGCAAATCTGATCAGGCATCAGAGAATCCACAGTGGGGACAGACCCTATTACTGTACAGAGTGTGGGAATAGTTTCACCAGTAGTTCCGAGTTTGTTATCCATCAGAGAATCCACACTGGGGAGAAACCCTATgagtgtaatgagtgtggcaaagCTTTTGTTGGTAATTCACCCCTACTTCGGCATCAGAAaatccacactggagagaaaccctatgagtgtaatgagtgtggcaaaaGCTTTGGAAGGACTTCCCATCTAAGCCAACATCAGCGTATTCACACAGGGGAAAAGCCTTATTCTTGTAAAGTATGTGGACAAGCCTTCAATTTTCATACAAAACTAACTCGGCACCAGAGAATTCACAGTGAGGAGAAACCCTTTGACTGTGTAGATTGTGGAAAAGCCTTCAGTGCTCAGGAACAATTAAAAAGGCATCTGAGAATTCATACTCAGGAGTCTTCGTATGTATGTGATGAGTGTGGAAAAGCCTTCACTAGCAAAAGAAATCTTCATCAGCATCAAAGAatccatactggagagaaaccctatgagtaTAGCAAGTATGAGAAGGCCTTTGGGACTTCTTCCCAGCTAGGTCACCTTGAGCATGTCCACTCTGGAGAAAAGCCTGTGCTGGACATTTGTCGTTTTGGCCTCCCGGAATTTTTTACCCCCTTTTACTGGTAA
- the ZNF19 gene encoding zinc finger protein 19 isoform X3: MVTFEDVAVHFTKTEWTGLSPAQRALYRSVMLENFGNLTALGYPVPKPALISLLEGGDMAWGLEAQDDPLAETTKNVCKDVETNIDSESTLIQGISEERDGMMSHGQLKSVPQRTDFPETCNVEKHQDIPTVKNIRGKVPRIPCARKPFICEECGKSFSYFSYYARHQRIHTGQKPFECSECGKAFNGNSSLIRHQRIHTGEKPYHCEECGRAFNDNANLIRHQRIHSGDRPYYCTECGNSFTSSSEFVIHQRIHTGEKPYECNECGKAFVGNSPLLRHQKIHTGEKPYECNECGKSFGRTSHLSQHQRIHTGEKPYSCKVCGQAFNFHTKLTRHQRIHSEEKPFDCVDCGKAFSAQEQLKRHLRIHTQESSYVCDECGKAFTSKRNLHQHQRIHTGEKPYEYSKYEKAFGTSSQLGHLEHVHSGEKPVLDICRFGLPEFFTPFYW, encoded by the exons ATGGTGACCTTCGAGGATGTGGCTGTGCACTTCACCAAGACAGAATGGACTGGTCTTTCTCCTGCCCAGAGGGCCCTGTACAGAAGTGTGATGTTGGAGAATTTTGGGAACCTGACTGCTTTGG GGTACCCAGTTCCCAAACCTGCACTGATCTCACTTTTGGAGGGAGGGGACATGGCTTGGGGCCTGGAAGCACAGGATGATCCCCTGGCAGAGACGACCAAAAACGTCTGTAAAG ATGTTGAGACCAACATTGACAGTGAGTCCACATTAATCCAGGGAATTTCTGAAGAAAGAGATGGGATGATGTCACATGGTCAGCTGAAGAGTGTCCCTCAGAGAACTGACTTCCCAGAAACATGTAATGTGGAAAAGCACCAGGACATCCCCACAGTGAAAAATATCCGAGGAAAGGTTCCAAGAATCCCCTGTGCAAGGAAACCTTTCATATGTGAAGAGTGTGGGAAATCCTTCAGCTACTTTTCTTACTATGCTAGACACCAGAGAATCCACACTGGGCAGAAACCCTTTGAGTGTAGTGAGTGTGGAAAAGCCTTTAATGGCAATTCTTCGTTAATTCGGCACCAGAggattcacactggagagaaaccctatcaTTGTGAGGAGTGTGGGCGAGCCTTTAATGATAATGCAAATCTGATCAGGCATCAGAGAATCCACAGTGGGGACAGACCCTATTACTGTACAGAGTGTGGGAATAGTTTCACCAGTAGTTCCGAGTTTGTTATCCATCAGAGAATCCACACTGGGGAGAAACCCTATgagtgtaatgagtgtggcaaagCTTTTGTTGGTAATTCACCCCTACTTCGGCATCAGAAaatccacactggagagaaaccctatgagtgtaatgagtgtggcaaaaGCTTTGGAAGGACTTCCCATCTAAGCCAACATCAGCGTATTCACACAGGGGAAAAGCCTTATTCTTGTAAAGTATGTGGACAAGCCTTCAATTTTCATACAAAACTAACTCGGCACCAGAGAATTCACAGTGAGGAGAAACCCTTTGACTGTGTAGATTGTGGAAAAGCCTTCAGTGCTCAGGAACAATTAAAAAGGCATCTGAGAATTCATACTCAGGAGTCTTCGTATGTATGTGATGAGTGTGGAAAAGCCTTCACTAGCAAAAGAAATCTTCATCAGCATCAAAGAatccatactggagagaaaccctatgagtaTAGCAAGTATGAGAAGGCCTTTGGGACTTCTTCCCAGCTAGGTCACCTTGAGCATGTCCACTCTGGAGAAAAGCCTGTGCTGGACATTTGTCGTTTTGGCCTCCCGGAATTTTTTACCCCCTTTTACTGGTAA